The following coding sequences lie in one Arachis hypogaea cultivar Tifrunner chromosome 4, arahy.Tifrunner.gnm2.J5K5, whole genome shotgun sequence genomic window:
- the LOC112797479 gene encoding ATP-dependent helicase BRM isoform X2 produces the protein MPFSFQSFPHQLLKKPEGSEAFFAYQTGLQGGFGTNNFSPSNAMPQQPQKFVDLGQQSSSQGQVADRQMLNYQQAYLQYALQAQQKSALAMQSQKQSKMGIPGPSSVNDQDMHTGNLKIQDLMSMQAVNQSQASSSRNSSEHFAHGEKQMEQGQQLAFDQKSEGKPSSQGPATGHLMPGNSMRPPVQAPPTQQSMLNMLKDPLPFTKTAQYQAMQAWARNLSDPSRCLKMAQLIPQMQSRTVPQPKANDTNVGTQSLPVSVSNPQASSPTVASENTTHTNSSNDVSAQSSSAKAKQTGPSNHFGPPINASIAGNSSEVALPQFNLHGRDSQGSLRQPAVKNGMSSMHPQHACASLNLGADHPLNAKTSSSSSEPVQMQHIRQSNQSVVQDGGLSNEGGSINHSKYQGAPSQMPQQRTAFTKQQLHVLKAQILAFRRLKKGEGTLPQELLRAISPPPLDSQVQQPVTSAGGQNQDQSEVTVAEQPKQMESIAKDSQSISSINAKGSSKQEVFARDEKSTTTIHVQAMPLVIKEPAGKEEQQSVGCSAMSDQEGEHGIRQIPVRNESVLDRGKAIAAQASVSEQLQNNKTEQASIVAQPKDVGLTRKYHGPLFDFPFFTRKHDSFGSSMMLNHNNLSLAYDVKELLYDEGVQVLNKKRTENLKKIEGLLAVNLDRKRIRPDLVLKLQIEEKKLRLLDLQARLRDEIDQHQKEIMAMPDRPYRKFVKLCERQRMELARQVQASQKALREKQLKSIFNWRKKLLEAHWGIRDARTARNRGVAKYHEKMLREFSKRKDDDRSKRMEALKNNDVDRYREMLLEQQISIPGDAAERYAVLSTFLTQTEEYLHKLGSKITAAKSQQEVEEAAKAAAAAARLQGLCEEEVRVAATCAGEEVMIRNQFIEMNTPRDSSSVNKYYSLAHAVSERVVRQPSMLRAGTLRDYQMVGLQWMLSLYNNKLNGILADEMGLGKTVQVMALIAYLMEFKGNYGPHLIIVPNAVLVNWKSELHTWLPSVSCIFYVGTKDTRSKLFSQEVMAMKFNVLVTTYEFIMYDRSKLSKVDWKYIVIDEAQRMKDRDSVLARDLDRYRCQRRLLLTGTPLQNDLKELWSLLNLLLPEVFDNKKAFHDWFSKPFQKEGPNQNAEDDWLETEKKVIIIHRLHQILEPFMLRRRVEDVEGSLPPKVSIVLRCKMSAVQSAIYDWVKSTGTLRVDPEDERRKVLKNPLYQAKPYKTLNNRCMELRKTCNHPMLNYPFFDEFMDRDFIVQSCGKLWILDRILIKLQRTGHRVLLFSTMTKLLDILEDYLQWRRLVYRRIDGTTSLEDRESAIMDFNRPDSDCFIFLLSIRAAGRGLNLQSADTVVIYDPDPNPKNEEQAVARAHRIGQKREVKVIYMEAVVDKISSHQKENELRSGGLVDMEDELAGKDRYMGSIESLIRNNIQQYKIDMADEVINAGRFDQRTTHEERRSTLETLLHDEERYQETVHNVPSLQEVNRMIARSEEEVELFDQMDEELDWSEEMTRHDEVPKWLRTSTREVNAAIAALSKRPSKNILFGGSMGVESSELGSEKRRGRPKGKKLPNYKELEDDDIIECSEESSEERNGYSAHEEGEIGKFEDEVHSGGDGANLMEKDQVEHGPPFNAGYELPRSLENAKNHTVEEAGTRGSSLDSQILTHTVTPSVYSRKFGSLSALDAKPSSISKRVDELEEGEIAISGGSHMDNQQCRSWIHDRDEGEDEQVLQQPKIKRKRSLRVRHRPVIERPEDKSGIEMVPLQRGESSLIADNKYQGQTRTDRESKSLVDNNASKHDKDESSLENKQNLPSRKAANSFKLHGSPKSNRMICLSAPSEDGGEHPKESWEGKPINSAGSSAHGSKMTEIIQRRCKNVISKFQRRIDKEGQQIVPLLSDLWKRMENSGYTGGSGNSLLDLRKIEQQIDALEYNGVMELVFDVQFMLRSAMQFYGYSYEVRTEARKVHDLFFDILKIAFPDTDFAEAKGSLSFSGQIDSNAITSPRQGNVCPSKRQRTINDVETDQCPEQKAPNRGSGSNSEKARNKGHPLQKELRPGSGSGSAREQYQQNNSSALVHPGDLVVCKKKRNDREKLLAKPRTTSAGPVSPPSMGKNRSPGSGSTPKDARVFQHTSNVQGRFSQPYQLSNGSGGLVGWANPVKRLRTDCGKRRPSHT, from the exons ATGCCGTTTTCCTTTCAG TCATTTCCACATCAATTGCTAAAAAAACCAGAAGGAAGTGAAGCATTTTTTGCATATCAAACAGGGCTTCAAGGTGGATTTGGGACTAACAATTTCTCACCTTCTAATGCCATGCCTCAGCAGCCTCAAAAATTTGTTGATTTAGGTCAGCAGAGCTCCAGCCAGGGACAAGTTGCTGACCGGCAAATGCTCAATTACCAACAAGCATACCTTCAATATGCTCTGCAGGCTCAACAAAAATCTGCTTTGGCAATGCAGTCACAGAAACAATCTAAAATGGGGATCCCAGGCCCTTCATCTGTGAATGATCAGGACATGCATACTGGAAATCTGAAAATACAGGACCTTATGTCTATGCAAGCTGTTAATCAATCCCAAGCATCATCCTCTAGGAATTCATCTGAACATTTTGCTCATGGGGAAAAGCAGATGGAGCAAGGACAGCAGCTAGCATTTGATCAGAAGAGTGAAGGAAAGCCTTCATCCCAAGGACCAGCCACTGGACACTTAATGCCAGGAAATAGTATGAGGCCACCTGTGCAAGCACCACCAACGCAGCAGAGCATGCTAAATATGTTGAAGGATCCATTACCATTTACTAAGACTGCTCAATATCAGGCTATGCAGGCATGGGCAAGAAATTTATCTGATCCTTCAAGATGTCTTAAGATGGCTCAGCTCATTCCGCAGATGCAATCAAGAACAGTTCCACAACCAAAGGCAAATGATACTAATGTTGGTACTCAGTCATTACCAGTCAGTGTTTCAAACCCACAGGCTAGTTCTCCAACAGTTGCAAGTGAGAACACAACACATACTAATTCATCTAATGATGTTTCTGCACAATCAAGTTCTGCTAAAGCAAAGCAGACAGGTCCATCTAACCATTTTGGCCCACCAATTAATGCCAGTATTGCTGGAAATTCCAGTGAAGTTGCATTGCCACAATTCAATCTTCATGGCAGAGACTCGCAAGGTTCTTTGAGGCAACCAGCAGTAAAAAATGGAATGTCTTCTATGCATCCGCAGCATGCTTGTGCAAGCTTAAACCTAGGTGCAGATCATCCTTTGAATGCAAAAACTTCATCATCTAGTTCAGAACCTGTGCAGATGCAGCACATCAGGCAATCAAATCAATCTGTTGTTCAGGATGGAGGTCTGTCAAACGAAGGGGGTTctataaatcattcaaaatatCAAGGGGCACCATCTCAGATGCCTCAACAAAGAACTGCATTTACGAAACAACAGCTTCATGTTCTTAAAGCTCAGATACTTGCATTTAGACGACTGAAG AAAGGAGAAGGAACTCTTCCCCAAGAACTTCTTCGGGCCATCAGTCCACCACCTCTTGATTCACAAGTGCAGCAACCGGTTACTTCTGCAGGAGGGCAAAATCAAGACCAATCAGAAGTAACTGTGGCAGAACAGCCAAAGCAGATGGAGTCCATTGCCAAGGACTCACAATCTATCTCATCTATTAATGCAAAGGGTTCTTCAAAGCAGGAAGTCTTTGCTAGAGATGAGAAATCCACAACAACAATACATGTGCAAGCTATGCCTTTGGTGATAAAAGAACCTGCTGGAAAGGAAGAGCAACAATCTGTTGGTTGCTCTGCTATGTCGGACCAGGAAGGTGAACATGGAATTAGACAAATACCTGTTAGAAATGAGTCGGTGTTAGATAGGGGAAAGGCTATTGCAGCCCAAGCTTCTGTTTCTGAACAATTGCAAAATAATAAAACTGAACAAGCAAGCATTGTTGCGCAGCCAAAGGATGTGGGCCTCACCAGAAAATATCATGGACCACTATTTGATTTTCCTTTCTTCACCAGGAAACACGATTCCTTTGGTTCATCAATGATGCTAAACCACAATAATTTGTCACTGGCATATGATGTGAAAGAGCTTCTTTATGATGAAGGTGTGCAAGTCCTTAACAAGAAAAGGACAGAAAATTTAAAGAAGATTGAGGGTTTACTGGCAGTTAACTTAGATAGGAAAAGAATTAGGCCAGATCTTGTGTTGAAGTTGCAAATTGAAGAAAAAAAGCTTCGCCTTTTAGATCTACAGGCACGTTTAAGGGATGAGATTGATCAACATCAAAAAGAGATAATGGCAATGCCAGATAGGCCATATAGGAAATTTGTTAAGTTGTGCGAACGTCAGCGTATGGAACTTGCTAGACAAGTGCAGGCATCACAGAAAGCTTTAAGGGAGAAGCAACTGAAATCTATATTCAATTGGCGCAAGAAGCTTCTTGAAGCACACTGGGGCATTCGTGACGCACGGACTGCTCGCAACCGGGGGGTGGCCAAGTATCACGAGAAGATGTTGAGAGAATTCTCGAAACGTAAGGATGATGACAGGAGCAAAAGGATGGAAGCCTTAAAAAACAATGATGTTGATAGGTACAGGGAGATGTTGCTGGAGCAGCAGATTAGTATCCCGGGTGATGCTGCAGAGAGATATGCTGTTCTTTCAACTTTCTTAACCCAGACTGAAGAATATCTACATAAATTAGGAAGTAAGATAACAGCTGCTAAGAGCCAACAGGAAGTGGAGGAGGCAGCAAAAGCTGCTGCAGCTGCTGCACGATTGCAG GGTCTTTGTGAAGAAGAAGTCAGAGTCGCAGCAACTTGTGCTGGAGAGGAAGTGATGATTAGAAATCAGTTTATAGAGATGAATACTCCTAGAGACAGTTCATCTGTCAACAA GTATTACAGCCTTGCTCATGCTGTGAGTGAAAGGGTTGTAAGACAACCATCCATGTTACGAGCTGGAACATTGAGAGACTATCAAATG GTTGGTTTGCAATGGATGCTTTCTTTGtataacaacaaattaaatggAATATTGGCAGATGAGATGGGTCTTGGTAAAACCGTTCAG GTCATGGCATTAATTGCGTACTTGATGGAATTTAAAGGGAACTATGGCCCACATCTTATAATAGTGCCAAATGCTGTTTTGGTTAACTGGAAG AGTGAGTTGCATACTTGGTTACCATCCGTGTCATGCATTTTTTATGTTGGAACAAAGGatacaagatcaaaattattttCTCAG GAGGTTATGGCTATGAAATTTAATGTCCTTGTGACTACTTATGAGTTCATCATGTATGACCGGTCAAAGCTTTCAAAAGTTGATTGGAAGTATATCGTAATTGATGAAGCACAGAGAATGAAGGATAGGGATTCAGTTCTAGCACGCGATCTTGACAGATACCGTTGTCAACGACGCTTGCTTCTGACAGGAACACCTTTGCAG AATGATTTGAAGGAACTCTGGTCACTTTTAAATTTACTTCTTCCAGAGGTTTTTGACAATAAGAAAGCCTTCCATGATTGGTTTTCAAAACCATTTCAAAAGGAAGGTCCAAATCAGAATGCAGAGGATGACTGGcttgaaacagaaaagaaagtCATCATTATCCATCGACTCCATCAGATTCTTGAGCCTTTCATGCTTAGGCGTCGCGTTGAAGATGTTGAAGGCTCTCTACCACCAAAG GTCTCCATAGTTTTACGATGTAAAATGTCAGCTGTCCAGAGTGCCATTTATGACTGGGTTAAATCCACTGGCACCCTTCGTGTTGATCCTGAGGATGAGAGAAGAAAGGTTTTGAAGAATCCACTCTACCAGGCAAAGCCTTATAAAACTTTAAATAACAGATGCATGGAGCTACGCAAAACCTGCAATCATCCAATGCTTAATTACCCATTTTTTGATGAATTTATGGATAGAGACTTTATTGTACAATCTTGTGGGAAGTTGTGGATTTTGGATAGGATCCTTATCAAACTTCAAAGGACTGGACATCGAGTTCTGCTGTTTAGTACCATGACAAAGCTCCTAGACATCTTGGAAGACTATCTGCAATGGCGGAGACTAGTTTACAGGAGAATTGATGGGACAACAAGTTTGGAAGACCGAGAATCAGCAATAATGGACTTCAATAGGCCTGATTCAGACTGTTTCATCTTCTTGCTTAGCATTAGAGCTGCTGGGAGAGGCCTTAATCTTCAGTCTGCTGACACAGTTGTCATTTACGATCCTGATCCAAATCCTAAAAATGAGGAGCAGGCTGTGGCCAGAGCTCATCGGATTGGACAAAAAAGGGAAGTCAAGGTTATCTACATGGAGGCTGTTGTTGACAAGATCTCTAGCCATCAGAAAGAGAACGAATTGAGAAGTGGAGGCCTTGTTGATATGGAGGATGAACTTGCTGGTAAGGATCGATATATGGGATCTATTGAGAGCCTCATAAGGAACAAtattcaacaatataagataGACATGGCTGACGAGGTCATTAATGCTGGACGTTTTGATCAAAGAACAACACATGAAGAAAGACGTTCAACTTTGGAGACTTTATTACATGACGAGGAAAGATATCAAGAAACTGTTCATAATGTTCCGTCACTACAGGAGGTTAATCGCATGATTGCTAGAAGTGAAGAGGAAGTTGAACTGTTTGATCAAATGGACGAAGAACTGGATTGGAGTGAAGAGATGACACGGCATGATGAGGTGCCTAAATGGCTTCGAACCAGCACAAGAGAAGTGAATGCTGCTATTGCTGCTTTATCTAAAAGACCATCAAAGAACATTTTATTTGGTGGCAGTATGGGCGTGGAATCTAGTGAATTGGGTTCTGAAAAGAGAAGAGGACGACCCAAGGGAAAAAAGCTTCCTAATTATAAAGAGTTGGAGGATGATGATATAATTGAGTGCTCTGAAGAAAGCTCTGAGGAAAGAAATGGATATTCTGCACATGAAGAAGGGGAGATAGGAAAATTTGAAGATGAAGTACATAGTGGGGGTGATGGAGCTAATCTCATGGAAAAAGATCAAGTCGAACATGGTCCACCTTTTAATGCTGGATATGAACTTCCTCGGTCtttagaaaatgctaaaaatcacACAGTTGAAGAAGCTGGTACGAGAGGATCATCATTAGATAGTCAAATATTGACACATACAGTGACACCATCAGTTTACTCACGGAAATTTGGTTCCCTCTCTGCGTTAGATGCCAAGCCAAGTTCCATTTCAAAAAGG GTAGATGAGTTAGAAGAAGGGGAAATTGCAATATCTGGTGGTTCTCACATGGATAATCAACAATGTAGAAGTTGGATTCATGATCGTGATGAAGGTGAGGATGAACAAGTTCTGCAGCAACCCAAGATCAAACGCAAACGTAGTCTACGTGTTCGACACCGTCCTGTCATCGAAAGGCCTGAGGACAAATCTGGCATTGAGATGGTTCCTCTTCAACGTGGAGAATCATCTCTTATTGCAGACAATAAATATCAAGGTCAAACAAGGACTGACCGAGAATCAAAATCACTTGTTGACAATAATGCCAGCAAGCATGATAAGGATGAATCTTCATTGGAAAATAAGCAAAATTTACCTTCAAGGAAAGCAGCTAATTCATTCAAATTACATGGCTCACCTAAGTCTAATCGTATGATCTGCTTGTCTGCTCCTTCAGAGGATGGTGGTGAACACCCTAAAGAAAGTTGGGAAGGAAAGCCTATCAACTCAGCTGGATCTTCAGCTCATGGCTCTAAGATGACCGAAATTATTCAGAGAAGA TGCAAAAATGTAATTAGCAAATTCCAAAGGAGAATAGACAAGGAAGGCCAACAAATTGTACCTTTGCTATCAGATTTGTGGAAGAGGATGGAGAATTCTGGGTACACTGGCGGATCAGGGAACAGTTTGTTGGATCTACGAAAGATTGAGCAGCAGATTGATGCATTGGAGTATAATGGAGTAATGGAGCTTGTGTTTGATGTGCAGTTTATGTTGAGGAGTGCGATGCAATTTTATGGATACTCATATGAG GTAAGAACTGAAGCAAGGAAGGTTCATGATCTCttttttgatattttgaaaattGCATTTCCCGATACGGACTTTGCAGAAGCAAAAGGTTCCCTTTCTTTCTCCGGCCAAATTGATTCCAATGCCATAACATCCCCTAGGCAAGGAAATGTTTGCCCAAGCAAGAGGCAAAGGACAATAAATGATGTGGAAACCGATCAATGCCCTGAACAAAAGGCTCCGAACCGTGGTTCCGGGTCTAACAGCGAAAAAGCCAGGAACAAAGGCCATCCATTGCAGAAGGAATTGAGACCTGGAAGCGGTAGTGGTAGTGCCCGGGAGCAATATCAGCAGAATAATTCTTCTGCATTAGTTCATCCAGGTGATCTGGTTGTatgcaagaagaaaagaaatgacaGAGAAAAATTATTGGCGAAGCCTAGGACCACATCCGCCGGTCCTGTTTCACCACCCAGTATGGGTAAGAATAGAAGTCCCGGGTCAGGTTCGACTCCCAAGGATGCGAGGGTGTTTCAACATACTTCAAATGTGCAAGGGCGGTTTAGCCAGCCATATCAGCTGTCAAATGGGTCTGGTGGGTTAGTTGGCTGGGCAAACCCGGTAAAGCGACTAAGAACAGATTGTGGGAAGAGGAGACCAAGCCAtacatag